The window GATTAAAACTTACGAAAAATGTTATACATATTAGACAACTTGAGAAAGTTTAAGAACAGGAAAAAAAAGAAGCTAATCAGCTTGATTGCTTTATCatataagaaagaaaataatgctATCTAAAATTGCTGTTACACTACCAATTTTAACTGGAATATACCTAAAGCTTTTAAATAAGGTCACCTTCTATTTcttctagtttttaaattttttccgcCTACAATTTTTGaagtaaaaaagattaaaaagaatgaCAAAGGACACATTGTATTACCACAAAACTacgtaataatttgaaaaatggaCTCGCCATAACAACCTAGTTATACTTACTCAGCTAAATTATACGGGAGCAGCTCCTTACATTTTCTTCTCCTTCTTTAGAAAAAGGTGACATAGGAACGTATTTTGTTACGAAACATCCAAAATTTAGTGGTATAAGTATGTGTATATACCGAAGTTTAAAAAAGTGATTCAACGTTACACGTACAATATTACATAACCACAACATCAATCATATTTGATCAACTAATACACAGgactaaaaataaatatgaaaaaagccgaaaaatatttttattttggtgCACTAATGGCAAGGAAAATTCTGAAGCATAAAAATTCTCATAAATTGCAAGTTAAGATCAATTTGACGTTGATCAACCATGTAAACCTCCCcctcttaaaataaaaaataaaataaaactaaaataaataaatgattttatttGCATTTATAACTTATGAAATAAATAGTTAATAGGCTTAAATACACAATCATCTTAATGTGTATACAGACATATAATGAAGAAAAACACTTGCGCGCATTTAAAAATAcaactttcatttttaaatgatcatTTTTTTTTCGAGATCAATTGTTTTACTCACTTAAGCACAATCACATGATCCTTATCGAAAttcaattaaaagaaattaGGTTCGTAAACATGTTGGAAGCTGAACCTACCATTTTGTTAACGTAGCAGGAAAAAGAGTGTATATGGAATGCTGTGTCAacaaattcttaaaaaacaagttaattttACATAAAAGAGCTTAAGAAgttgtatttatttttcaaaaatcgagaaaattttataaatttcggTAGGATTATCCTCAGAACTTATAACTCACGACAAAGCTTTATTTTACTAAGAGAAATCATTCTTTGAcgtttggacacgtgattaacctgatttcccgatttttcatCAGACTGTACCCCAAGATCGGATTTTTGGGCAAGTTTTGGCCTGTTTTcatttgaaatataaaaaagtgaaaGTTTGTTaaataccttattccatgaaattaacgagtcaagaaattaacgcgaataaaattaacggtcatgaaattaacgtggtttaatgaaattatttttaaacaggcatttaattaacgcagTTGGGCAAGGTTGTATTTAAAATGCACTTAATTGACGCGAATTTTAGAATATGCGATATCACATGAAGCAAAACTTACAGCAACAGTCGACTCCACGGTGGTAAATTGTAGTAAGTAACGgtagtaaataaaaattttcgttgtttggaaagacaatggcaaaaatttcaaaattttggaaGAGGAAGTATGATTTTAGTTAATTTTCCACTTGGATCAAGAGTATGAATATTAtacaaaagctattttaaaaaagattgttgAAAAGGAGAACACGGTTGAGATATCGTCGAATGAGGAAGACATAGtagaaaatttgttaaaaaaattgcattgttgttttttagggttttatatattaaaaaagtatttttatatagtaaaaaagtcaccaaattaACTGTATTACAACTAACGAGTCATAAAAttgacagtctttaaattaacaatgcatttaattaacggtcaTTAAATAACGCGAATTTTGAAAACCATGTAaatttcatgactcgttaatttcatggaataaggtaacTTTTCTTTCGCTACCAAAAAGAATTGAAGAGAATTTGTTTTGaaactaaagtaattaaattttaagtagTGGTATTTTTGCATATTTCTGGTCAGGTAAGTAGCGTTTGAAATAATCTAATCGCATTTTCTAACATACCGGCTTTttgaaatttgagaaaaatggGGATGTTGAGGTCAGCAAGAATTAACGAATTTTGAGAGTTGAAATTTAATCAAAGAACAAATTTATACTGGTTTGGACGACGTGAAACCTACTTTGTTTATTTCTGTTATATTTGCTTATACCGGTTaaggaaacatatttttttcaaaatgtttgtatGTATGTTGTGCTTTAAATATATTTAGTCTAACAAgagtgttttatttttgatgtacCAAGAGAAAATATGATAATAACTTAATCTTCTCCGAATTTATGTTTGTCATTCGTTTGGAAGCGCAAAAAACATTTGCGGAGACTACTATGTCAGCACTGCGTCAAATTTCTTGATATAGCTCACCATTTATCAAGACTAGGTGTCTGTAAAAGGCATAgtagatgtttttattttcctattAAGTTGCCGAAAAAATCAATGTCACAAATGTTAATCGACAAAGTAAGCGTCGTGATGTCAATAACATTATATTAACTTTAATAGCTTCCTTTAAATTAAATAAGCAATTCCAATACACTTATTAATTTAATGCCAAATAATTTGAGAACAAGGTAACCACGTAACGTAACCACGTTAATTTTATCATACCGCGCGCTTAACTATGGACCACCAGGGACTAAAATAGGACCAATTTCATAAAGTTGGGACAAGCACTGATTCGGCACAGATGTGAGATTGAAAATTAATTAGATGTACTGCGAATGGAACCACaaacaaactttgttaaaaatggTGAGGAATAGAAATGCCCATGAAGATATATGTGATACAGCTTGCTCAATAAATATATCTGGTTATTAAAGGCCTTTTTGTGACGAGGTTAACGGACTTAAAAAAGTGCTGTTTTGTTTCTTGGAAATAAACCGTCTAAATTCTGAAACTCGTAGAGTATATATAATCCAAAATAGTTATGTATGTAACTTTGTAATTCGGTTACATCGGTATGAAAAATACTCAATTATAAATATTAAACGTTCCAAATCAATAACATCTTTCTTTCTCGATAAGCTGAAAGCAGAAACCACAACCATGCCTAAATGAGTACTGCAGTTAAGCCAATACACTAGTTCGTAGTTTCGGCGAATTATTgcttaaataaatctttttttgctcttattaaaaactaaagaaaggAAGCAAACTATTATAAATTAGGAAGGCTCTGACcatgaaataaaaagaaaagttacaatTACTACACATATGTTTCAAGTAGGGTCACTGGCAAAAACATAGTTAATTTTCATGCCGTGGGACTAATTATTTCTTCAGAAAATTAGAAATATTCATAATGTCCATTGTGAAAGCCTTATTAAACTCATTCtgtttacttctttttttcaacagAAAACGAGAGAACAACTTAAACTGTGAAGAGGTGTATTGCTGAAGGCAATAAATATCACAAACATGGTAACCctcttaaatataaatatataaccaCAACCTTGGATAAAAAGTATTACAGCATGCATTATAGTGAATTGAAGCATATCTGCGAATAACGAGACATTTTAGCAAAGTGGATGCGTTCATTTTCTCCTGATGTAACCAAAAACCTTATATCCAATTTGTTAACGTTATTGTTAACTTTGCAACATAATTTTATCCCCTCTTTTGCTGAATTTCATGGACGGGCGAAGCCGTAGATGTTTTCGAAGCCTAACAACGATTCTATTATATTAATACCTTGTTATTTTGTTACGCCATAAGTTAATGTGTTTATTTGGATTAGAAGTAGCATGTCGAAAAGTTTATTGACGTTAAATGAAGACGTGAATCCAATACACTGACCGTACTATTTCTAAAACTAGTTGATAAGGCCCTCAGAAATATCTACTGAGGCAAAAAAATATTGGATGTTTAAATTGTGATTACGTCAGCTATGACCCATTGATGCGCAGTAAAATTTTTATACCTTTTGGGCAAACGGTTGATCGAACTATATGAATATGGTTTGAATTTCATTTCAGGTAGTCCCTTCCAAGCTATTTAGCCTCAAACATAAAAAAGCGATTCAATGGCTTTGCTAATTTAAAATTGCTAATTTACCTTTCATCAAACCGTTACATCAAATTTTACTAACAAATTATACTGTTTACAATATACTGTTCACAATATGTCGAACTGATTATAAGTGTAGAAAATTactaaaatgtgtaaaaagttCTTGCttacaaaaagaaataaaaaagaaaatataaaaaccaaACTATAAGGTAACCGCCCAGCGATTTTCTGATAAAACCCATAAAAACACGAAACGGTTTTACTTTGAAACAGCAATACAAATCCACATCTTGTAATAGGCGagaaaaacaatgttttatatGGATATGTACAAGAAAAAGCTGGGTATGAGTAAAACGAACCGCAAACGATGGCAGTGaggatttttaattattttctgatTTTGTGACATAAGAATAAAGAACTTCCCAAAACCTGTTCCTTCATCCTTCCCAAATGAACAAAAAtcttaaatacattttaattaaTTAGAAAAAATTGCAACTTAAACCACCAAAATATTATTCAAAATGCACTAatattttacattaaaaaagaaGCGCTTATTCCAGTCTCACATGATTCATTACATATTTCATGTTCCTTTACAAAACAGTTTGTCATATGGCCGCTTGATCAAATAGATGGTATTCTTATTGTTTCTGGGATCAAGGTAACGCTCCGCTGTAAATGTTTACAAATTAATTAATTGGTCTTTTTCTGTTGCGCTAGGAATTAATTAAAGTTGGAGTACGTTGCAAATGAATCCAAGTACTTATTCAACACGGTGTAAATGAACTGATACTGTcgctaaaagaaaaaatgagtGAATAAATACAGTGTGCGGAAATTCAAATGTCTTCTaagtttattcatttatttttttattcattcatttagttCACTCACTTAGTGAttcattttttcaatatttcattCATTACtcgttattttatttattgcttTTCCTAGTGgatctgacattattattaggACTTTAAACTTGACTTACCATGTTTTCAACAAACTCAGGTCTTGCTAATCTCATTCTTCGTACAGTTTGAGACACATCAGCATGCTGTTCAACTTTTAGTTGGTCCAATGCATTCATACACGCTATGAAAGTTCCACTTCGATTTGCCCCATCACTGAAAATACAAAAGTGCTTAAGGACACCATTATTATTCCGTTGCATCAAAGTGGGAAAATAGGTATTTAAATTACAAATATAAACACAAACaacgaaaataaaaaacaaagaaacaaacaaaaacaaaaagaattacCTGCAGGTAACCAATATGGTGCCATCTCCATAAAATTGTTGCGACTTTAAAACTTCACCAATTAAAGTGAGCAAAGAACTACAATCAGGAATATCATGGTTTGGCCAATTTAATTGCAATTTATTAACTTTGCGATGATTCAAAATTTAGGAATAGTATAATTGAATCAGTCAATAATTTAACGCTGATACAgacgaaaaaaacaaattatcttGTTTCAACATCAATTGCTAGAAGTATTCAAATGTAACTAGCTGTAACTATGTCAAAACAATATAACAAACAACGAAATTTCTTCGTAATTACGTCTTTTTTGAATTCTTTAAGAGACGCTATTTTAAGTTTCTGATGAATGCTCATGGTGATTTATTATTGCTGGAAACTTGGACTTCatttatttgttacacacttgaACACACAGTCAGTAATCTCATGAAAGGATTGTAAGGCAGACATAATTAGTCATGTGACATTTCTTGCCATTAAATTATCTTAATTCAGGTTTTAGTATGAGAACAGCAAAAGTTAGAGAGATAAGCTGTTTTTTCTATTCATTACAACATATATATGTAATCGCACGTTTACGAGTGCAATTAGGAAATAATCGAacgagtatttttttttttacttttaattttctgaGTCCGTTAGGACGAGGATAAActtaaaaagcaaaaagaatTACGAGTTCGATTATTTCCTAGTTGCACTCGTAAACGTGCGATTACATATACATGTTGCAATCAAAAATTCTATCTGTTTTGCCCTTTTTAAGGACATAAGTATACGTATGTTAAAAAATTGCAAACCGTTTTGTTTGATATAATGAAGGACTGCATATTGATATCACCAGCACGAGTGCTTGATTCAACATTCACTGTAAGATTACCAAACTTTTCCGATCCCTCAACTGGACAAAAAGATGGATAGTTATGATAATTCTCGTCAGTGCTATTTCACATTACAATCGTAGTCACATTGTTTGCCATGATAGCCTCCCAAAAATCATCCAATGTTTCAACTAATGGTGCTTGCGTAGCTATTATACCATCGTTCTTTATGTAACCATTAACAAAGACAGCATTGATATAATCGGTAGAATTTGTGGTTTGAGGCACATATACACGAAACAAGTCACCTTAAGCAAGGGAAAATTGAGTATAGGTTATATTATATTACTAACTTGTCCTTACATTGATGCAAAAGTAAAGTTGAACAAATGAGTGCTTACTTGCTAGTATATTTGGATATCGGTTTTTCGCTACATTTTCCTCTAACAAAGcagctttataatttttttcaccaaaagGTATATTAACGCTGTTTAACCTCTCAAATTCATTTTCCAGAAGGAACTTTCCATTATGCTTT is drawn from Hydractinia symbiolongicarpus strain clone_291-10 chromosome 8, HSymV2.1, whole genome shotgun sequence and contains these coding sequences:
- the LOC130655626 gene encoding receptor-type tyrosine-protein phosphatase epsilon-like isoform X2; the protein is MLNQALVLVISICSPSLYQTKRSLLTLIGEVLKSQQFYGDGTILVTCSDGANRSGTFIACMNALDQLKVEQHADVSQTVRRMRLARPEFVENMRQYQFIYTVLNKYLDSFATYSNFN
- the LOC130655626 gene encoding receptor-type tyrosine-protein phosphatase alpha-like isoform X1, with the translated sequence MQSFIISNKTNHRKVNKLQLNWPNHDIPDCSSLLTLIGEVLKSQQFYGDGTILVTCSDGANRSGTFIACMNALDQLKVEQHADVSQTVRRMRLARPEFVENMRQYQFIYTVLNKYLDSFATYSNFN